One part of the uncultured Celeribacter sp. genome encodes these proteins:
- a CDS encoding polysaccharide deacetylase family protein has product MPWKDFYTTSDEIGLRDAQIRWPQGQSMALGLTVNLNPAGRGAGITAKDLAYPTWHYGINEGLDRFLALFEDLGIRATFATPALVAESYPDLVERILTAGHEIAAQGLYGEDPTLLEVGQEEEHMGLATEVLTRVTGSRPKGWFALSRPDDRAATGCATDDTISLLKAQGYTYIGNGLADDAPYYWVSDAEKAEALLALPYYYHFDDTFFLMFPREGTGLERPQALLNNWRAEFRAQYRRGRYFNLCVSPARSAWGHRFDNLAALLGEAMSHPGVWATTGAEIAAHWQQTHPKETTLKLAPSIWQDFEDSLS; this is encoded by the coding sequence ATGCCCTGGAAAGACTTTTACACCACCTCCGACGAAATTGGTCTGCGTGACGCTCAGATCCGTTGGCCCCAAGGGCAGAGCATGGCGCTCGGACTGACGGTGAACCTGAACCCTGCGGGCCGCGGCGCCGGCATCACCGCAAAAGACCTTGCCTACCCGACATGGCACTATGGGATAAACGAGGGACTGGACCGCTTTCTCGCGCTCTTCGAGGACCTCGGGATTCGCGCGACCTTCGCGACACCAGCGCTTGTCGCCGAAAGCTATCCCGATCTCGTGGAGCGCATCCTGACCGCCGGTCACGAGATCGCGGCCCAGGGGCTTTATGGCGAAGATCCCACCCTGCTGGAGGTGGGTCAAGAAGAAGAGCATATGGGCCTTGCGACCGAAGTGCTCACCCGCGTGACAGGATCCCGGCCCAAGGGCTGGTTCGCGCTCTCGCGTCCCGATGATCGCGCCGCCACCGGCTGCGCCACGGATGACACCATCAGCCTGCTGAAAGCCCAGGGATATACCTATATCGGCAACGGGCTCGCCGATGACGCACCTTACTATTGGGTGAGCGATGCCGAAAAGGCCGAGGCGCTTCTGGCGCTGCCCTATTACTACCATTTCGACGACACGTTCTTTCTGATGTTTCCCCGCGAGGGCACCGGGTTGGAACGCCCGCAGGCGCTTCTCAACAACTGGCGGGCAGAATTCCGGGCGCAGTATCGGCGCGGACGCTATTTCAACCTTTGCGTTTCGCCGGCACGCTCGGCCTGGGGACATCGCTTCGACAATCTGGCCGCTCTCCTCGGCGAAGCGATGTCCCACCCCGGGGTCTGGGCCACAACGGGCGCCGAGATTGCGGCCCACTGGCAGCAGACCCATCCGAAGGAGACCACACTCAAACTCGCGCCAAGTATATGGCAGGATTTTGAAGATAGCCTGAGTTAA
- a CDS encoding polysaccharide deacetylase family protein, which translates to MTPDTPPASDAFQKLVDTARFQRTRRVPIADFAYPEGVKIAVNFTLDFDAMLLRRLLNEPWGQKAKGEFGGRVGVWRIMEMFDAEDVKVTLFTPGRICELYPEVLADVVKNGHELADHMWEHEVYPDPEIEDAHLSRTLAALSEVQGKPVTGTRSSHTPALLKSKGVVYNSFTSAHDMPFYELDKSGENPILQLPFHYALDDAMYFSFGWLDTPNDAQRVMDVDEVFEIWWAAFLQQYKQGGYVNFLLHPFVSGHAMRVDMIQRLIQRMKTLPGVWFPTCDRLAQHILTTHPLTSVSE; encoded by the coding sequence ATGACACCCGATACCCCTCCTGCCTCTGATGCTTTTCAAAAGCTTGTAGACACCGCGCGTTTCCAGCGCACACGACGGGTCCCCATCGCGGATTTCGCCTATCCCGAGGGCGTGAAGATCGCTGTGAACTTCACCCTCGATTTCGATGCCATGCTGCTGCGCAGGCTTCTGAATGAACCTTGGGGCCAGAAGGCCAAGGGCGAATTCGGTGGGCGTGTCGGCGTCTGGCGCATCATGGAGATGTTCGATGCGGAGGATGTGAAAGTCACTCTGTTCACCCCCGGACGTATCTGCGAGCTGTATCCCGAGGTGCTGGCAGACGTGGTGAAGAACGGTCACGAACTGGCCGATCACATGTGGGAACACGAGGTCTATCCCGACCCTGAGATTGAGGATGCACATCTGTCCCGCACCCTCGCGGCCTTGAGCGAGGTGCAGGGGAAACCCGTTACCGGCACCCGGTCCAGTCATACGCCCGCTCTGCTGAAATCCAAGGGCGTCGTCTACAACTCCTTCACCTCCGCCCATGACATGCCGTTTTACGAGCTGGATAAGAGCGGTGAAAACCCGATCCTGCAGTTGCCGTTCCATTACGCGCTCGACGATGCGATGTATTTCAGCTTTGGCTGGCTCGACACGCCCAATGATGCTCAGCGCGTCATGGATGTCGACGAGGTGTTCGAGATCTGGTGGGCGGCGTTTCTGCAGCAATACAAACAGGGCGGCTATGTCAACTTCCTGCTGCACCCGTTCGTCTCCGGTCATGCCATGCGCGTCGATATGATCCAGCGGTTGATCCAGCGGATGAAAACCCTGCCCGGGGTCTGGTTTCCGACCTGCGACAGGCTCGCACAGCACATCCTCACCACCCATCCCCTCACGTCAGTCTCGGAGTAA
- a CDS encoding aspartate/glutamate racemase family protein: MTDPSAPPRLLYQLVSPLYRTAGPEVVERRLKMLRDWAPSAKVEIASPEDGPRAIESAADAAMVFPALCEAATEWDKHHDAVLIGCFSDPAVTALSEVAGLPVIGPGEAGLLAAAQLGERFAVLSSDPTPPGLRRRIRGIGLAGSFAGEVMIGGSVADLIRDPDRHLPAIEARARESVAQGADVLVLGCFALSFIPGLPEALSRATGVPVINPVIAGLKAAEAAVHYHAGLPRGPKTSHIAWSET; encoded by the coding sequence ATGACCGATCCGTCGGCACCTCCCCGTTTGCTCTATCAACTCGTCAGCCCGCTTTACCGCACAGCCGGACCAGAGGTTGTCGAGCGACGGTTGAAGATGCTGCGCGACTGGGCGCCCTCCGCAAAGGTGGAGATCGCCTCCCCGGAGGACGGCCCCCGCGCCATCGAAAGCGCTGCGGATGCCGCCATGGTGTTTCCCGCGCTGTGCGAGGCGGCAACAGAGTGGGACAAGCACCATGACGCGGTGCTGATCGGTTGTTTCAGTGATCCCGCCGTGACGGCGCTGAGCGAGGTTGCGGGTCTGCCAGTGATCGGACCGGGTGAGGCGGGCCTGCTTGCTGCCGCGCAGCTTGGCGAGCGTTTCGCCGTGCTCTCCTCCGATCCCACCCCGCCGGGCCTGCGGCGCCGGATCCGCGGCATCGGCCTCGCGGGCAGTTTCGCAGGTGAGGTGATGATCGGTGGTTCGGTTGCCGATCTTATTCGAGACCCGGATAGGCATTTGCCCGCAATCGAGGCGCGGGCCCGCGAGAGCGTGGCACAGGGCGCGGATGTCCTGGTGCTGGGCTGTTTTGCTCTTTCCTTCATCCCCGGCCTGCCCGAGGCATTGTCGCGCGCCACCGGCGTGCCCGTGATCAACCCGGTGATCGCCGGGCTCAAAGCCGCTGAAGCGGCCGTCCATTACCACGCGGGCCTGCCGCGCGGCCCCAAGACATCCCACATTGCCTGGAGTGAGACATGA
- a CDS encoding ABC transporter permease, giving the protein MSMAAQTFGGQRSVNLGFAVLIIALYIFLLVPVVTIVGASLTDGLMIEFPPRGLSLRWYQEFFARQDLVDGLLMSLRIGAITAVVTSTVAMMAALAGQGLSGRLSGLFQLGMTLPLLVPELLTAVGLLFFLYKIELGKTVTGLQFGHILMSFPYAYVSISAALRQVPPSLEEASASLGATGWQTFRLVILPLVMPGLAMGAIFAFINSFDLYTISLLLKPLGGNTLPLALFDFLTYEFKPTAAAAATISILLSIGGVALVQKLVGLQRAF; this is encoded by the coding sequence ATGAGCATGGCCGCACAAACCTTTGGTGGGCAACGCAGCGTGAATCTCGGCTTTGCCGTGCTGATCATTGCGCTTTACATTTTCCTGCTGGTGCCGGTCGTCACCATCGTCGGTGCCTCGCTGACCGATGGGCTGATGATCGAATTCCCACCGCGCGGCCTGTCTTTGCGTTGGTATCAGGAATTCTTCGCGCGTCAGGATCTTGTCGATGGTTTGCTGATGTCGCTGCGGATCGGAGCGATCACCGCCGTCGTCACCAGCACGGTTGCGATGATGGCGGCGCTGGCCGGCCAGGGGCTTTCGGGCAGGCTCTCCGGCCTGTTCCAGCTCGGCATGACGCTGCCGCTTCTGGTGCCCGAACTGCTCACCGCGGTCGGTCTGTTGTTCTTTCTCTACAAGATCGAATTGGGCAAGACCGTCACCGGTCTGCAATTCGGCCATATCCTGATGTCCTTCCCCTATGCCTATGTCTCGATCTCGGCCGCGTTGCGGCAAGTGCCGCCGTCGCTCGAGGAGGCCTCCGCCTCTCTGGGAGCAACAGGGTGGCAGACCTTCCGGCTGGTCATCCTGCCGCTGGTCATGCCGGGGCTCGCCATGGGAGCGATCTTTGCCTTCATCAACAGTTTCGATCTCTACACGATCTCGCTTCTGCTCAAGCCATTGGGGGGTAACACTCTGCCGCTCGCGCTGTTCGACTTCCTGACCTACGAGTTCAAACCCACCGCCGCCGCCGCCGCAACGATTTCGATCCTGCTGTCCATCGGCGGTGTGGCGCTTGTGCAGAAACTCGTCGGCCTGCAACGTGCCTTCTGA
- a CDS encoding ABC transporter permease encodes MIRSKKLTWALALPAVALIFVFMILPITNMVEMSFRTPGNSEPFGEDYTWMHYTRILGDGYYWGVLWRSLYTAGIVTLLCLVVSYPIAWHLSRAKGFKAVFLYACIASPLMTGVLVRNFGWMIVAALNGPLNESLIALGIIERPLRLLFTQSLVILALVHVFVPFMVLPINNALRNIPQSLTEASASMGASRYQVFRDIILPLSFPGIQPGVILVYVLAVAAYVTPALLGGQMVSYMPTLIIGELTGTFQWPFGSALAIVLSISTVLVVVLFTRLTWKLNERARA; translated from the coding sequence ATGATCCGGTCGAAGAAACTGACATGGGCGCTGGCCTTGCCGGCGGTGGCGCTGATCTTTGTTTTCATGATCCTGCCGATCACAAATATGGTCGAGATGAGCTTTCGCACGCCGGGGAACTCCGAGCCCTTCGGCGAAGACTACACATGGATGCATTACACCCGGATTCTCGGGGATGGCTACTATTGGGGCGTACTCTGGCGCTCGCTCTACACCGCCGGGATCGTCACCCTGCTCTGTCTCGTTGTCAGCTATCCGATCGCCTGGCACCTGTCGCGGGCCAAGGGGTTCAAGGCGGTGTTTCTGTACGCCTGTATCGCTTCGCCGCTGATGACCGGCGTGCTGGTGCGCAATTTTGGCTGGATGATTGTCGCCGCTCTTAATGGACCGCTCAACGAGAGCCTGATCGCGTTGGGGATCATCGAACGACCGTTGCGGCTGTTGTTCACTCAGTCGCTGGTGATCCTGGCGCTGGTGCATGTTTTCGTGCCCTTCATGGTGCTGCCGATCAACAATGCCCTGCGCAATATCCCGCAAAGCCTGACCGAGGCCTCGGCCTCAATGGGTGCAAGTCGTTATCAGGTATTCCGCGACATCATTCTGCCCTTGAGCTTTCCGGGCATTCAGCCGGGCGTGATCCTGGTCTATGTGCTGGCCGTCGCGGCCTATGTGACCCCGGCGCTTCTGGGCGGGCAGATGGTGAGCTATATGCCGACCCTGATCATCGGCGAGCTGACCGGGACCTTTCAATGGCCATTCGGCTCGGCTCTGGCGATTGTTCTGTCGATCTCCACGGTGCTGGTCGTGGTGCTGTTCACCCGTCTGACATGGAAACTCAACGAGAGGGCCCGGGCATGA
- a CDS encoding ABC transporter ATP-binding protein, with protein sequence MTTVEVKKLRKSYEDFLALDGVSLTAETGQLVTLLGPSGCGKSTTLRCLAGFHEPNGGDILVDGESILNVPSNRRKFGVVFQNYALFPHMTVAENIGYGLRLQKRSKGEIETRVFDVMKLVRLTGLEDRLPREISGGQQQRVALARALVLKPRLLLLDEPLANLDARLRDEVRWLIRDLQQQSGITAFYVTHDQSEAMAMSDMVAVMKAGRVAQFATPREIYQKPSERYVADFTGEANFLTAQRVQPVAEGRYSLHVAGADIEVEGVPGLLKDAAAELLLRPESLTLVTTGETATFEGEVIKCAFLGASLHCEIALPEGGRLKLTAPPNHEVGAGDRVGIAIDLSHAWLMPEVAP encoded by the coding sequence ATGACGACGGTTGAAGTCAAAAAATTGCGCAAGTCCTACGAGGATTTTCTTGCGCTTGATGGTGTCTCTCTCACCGCAGAAACCGGACAGCTCGTCACGCTGCTCGGGCCCTCGGGTTGCGGCAAGAGCACGACGCTTCGGTGTCTTGCGGGATTTCACGAGCCGAATGGCGGTGACATCCTGGTGGATGGCGAGAGCATCCTCAACGTGCCTTCCAACCGTCGCAAATTTGGCGTGGTTTTTCAGAACTACGCCTTGTTCCCGCATATGACCGTAGCCGAGAACATCGGCTACGGGCTACGCTTGCAGAAACGCTCGAAGGGCGAGATCGAAACCCGCGTCTTCGATGTGATGAAACTGGTGCGGCTGACCGGGCTCGAAGATCGGCTGCCGCGCGAAATTTCCGGCGGGCAACAGCAGCGCGTGGCACTTGCGCGCGCGTTGGTGCTCAAGCCACGGCTGCTGTTGCTCGACGAACCGCTGGCCAACCTCGATGCAAGGCTGCGCGACGAGGTGCGCTGGCTGATCCGGGATTTGCAGCAGCAATCGGGGATCACCGCCTTTTACGTTACCCATGACCAATCCGAGGCCATGGCCATGTCGGATATGGTTGCTGTGATGAAAGCGGGCCGAGTGGCGCAATTTGCCACCCCGCGCGAGATCTATCAGAAGCCTAGCGAACGCTATGTCGCCGATTTCACCGGTGAGGCCAATTTCCTGACCGCGCAAAGGGTTCAACCGGTCGCGGAGGGGCGCTACAGCCTCCACGTCGCGGGTGCGGATATCGAGGTCGAGGGCGTTCCCGGATTGTTGAAAGACGCCGCCGCCGAATTGCTGCTGCGGCCCGAGAGCCTGACCCTTGTGACCACCGGAGAGACGGCAACTTTCGAGGGCGAGGTGATCAAATGCGCCTTCCTCGGGGCATCGCTACATTGCGAGATCGCCCTGCCCGAAGGCGGACGGCTCAAACTGACCGCGCCCCCGAACCATGAGGTCGGCGCTGGTGACCGCGTCGGGATCGCCATCGACCTGTCGCATGCCTGGCTGATGCCGGAGGTCGCGCCATGA
- a CDS encoding ABC transporter substrate-binding protein has product MSLTRRNFLKTSAGAAALGAIGLPAFSQSDTFIVNMFGGRWENDWRKFVMPKFAEQIGMDFDLDIGLGMAWISNFRAAGPENPPFPAVMLNEKYTAMIRNDDYFEELTPELVPNMADVIEPAVLKGNTAVTGMLAPLVLAYRTDMIDEPPKGWADLWDERFRGLLGLYKITNSAATMMALWAGEHFGSGRDDIETAVAKFKELGPFPQIGYSAQLTPLLTQGQIAVAPIDLGEIKAMQEQGVPIDYVVPEEGMMVFDHSFSVFKNSPDKQLGFDYVNFVLSPEIQLWMAENWLIAPTNKTVELPEELQKWPLQPEVVSQAIRFDWDETLSIMPALNDLWERTI; this is encoded by the coding sequence ATGAGTCTAACGCGACGCAATTTCCTCAAAACCTCCGCTGGGGCCGCCGCCCTTGGCGCTATCGGCCTTCCGGCCTTTTCCCAATCCGACACCTTCATTGTGAACATGTTCGGCGGCCGCTGGGAAAACGACTGGCGCAAATTCGTGATGCCGAAATTCGCCGAGCAGATCGGCATGGATTTCGATCTGGACATCGGTCTAGGTATGGCTTGGATTTCGAACTTCCGGGCAGCCGGTCCTGAGAACCCGCCGTTTCCGGCCGTGATGCTCAACGAAAAATACACTGCGATGATCCGCAATGACGATTATTTCGAAGAACTGACTCCCGAGTTGGTGCCGAACATGGCCGATGTCATCGAGCCTGCGGTCCTCAAGGGTAATACCGCCGTCACCGGCATGCTGGCGCCGCTGGTTCTGGCCTACCGCACCGACATGATCGATGAGCCGCCCAAAGGCTGGGCAGATCTCTGGGACGAGCGGTTCCGTGGCCTCTTGGGTCTTTACAAGATCACCAACTCGGCCGCGACCATGATGGCGCTCTGGGCCGGTGAGCATTTCGGCTCGGGCCGCGACGACATCGAAACCGCCGTTGCGAAATTCAAGGAACTCGGGCCGTTCCCGCAGATCGGCTATTCGGCCCAGTTGACGCCGCTTCTGACACAGGGTCAGATCGCCGTGGCGCCGATCGATCTCGGCGAGATCAAGGCCATGCAGGAACAGGGCGTGCCGATCGATTACGTCGTGCCGGAAGAAGGCATGATGGTGTTCGACCACTCCTTCTCCGTGTTCAAAAACAGCCCCGACAAGCAACTTGGTTTTGACTATGTGAACTTCGTACTCAGCCCCGAGATCCAGCTCTGGATGGCGGAAAACTGGCTGATCGCTCCGACGAACAAGACCGTCGAGCTGCCCGAAGAACTGCAAAAATGGCCGCTTCAGCCCGAAGTGGTCTCTCAAGCGATCCGGTTTGACTGGGATGAAACCCTGTCCATCATGCCGGCTCTGAACGACCTCTGGGAACGGACGATCTAA
- a CDS encoding thiamine pyrophosphate-binding protein, which translates to MKLHQGLAKALVAHNTTHLYGLVGDANLFMVKAYVDANIGRYVACTHEANAVLAAIGYAQATGQTGVATITHGPALTNVVTALAEAARGGIPLVVLCGDTAPGDLQHLQKINQREVVASAGAVFIDMRSPATALEDLDRAFRIAAHRRCPVVFNMRVDLMWEDLPARASAAPLPQYVTAPVSGELLEEAAGMLASARRPLILAGRGACTPEARDALVALAKRIEVPLATTLKAQGLFEGETFNIGICGGLSHPTASDVIMKSDCILAFGASLSKHTTEERAYTKGKRVVQILPDAEENPRLDTPTLRLIGDIAGTARAFAELLDLAEIPGSGATDDLLEPLRQEAEAFARVPDASEVAPGCVDMVPALRRLHQALPKERVLVTDLGRFVTTAWRNLPVTRPSDLVYTSHFGAIGCGLGETIGAATAITDRPTVFVAGDGGFSLSGLSELVTLVREKTDVIIILCNDGSYGAEHVQFTNRGMDPQLSMIAPIDFAATCATLGFATVGVTDADSLDEACAAIVKRTGPVLIDLHLDPDNIEM; encoded by the coding sequence ATGAAATTGCACCAGGGGCTGGCCAAGGCACTGGTGGCCCATAACACCACGCATCTCTACGGCCTTGTCGGAGACGCCAACCTGTTCATGGTCAAGGCCTATGTCGATGCGAATATCGGCCGCTATGTCGCCTGCACCCATGAGGCAAATGCCGTGCTGGCGGCTATCGGCTATGCCCAGGCCACCGGTCAAACCGGTGTTGCGACGATCACGCACGGCCCGGCGCTGACCAATGTGGTGACCGCGCTTGCCGAAGCGGCGCGCGGTGGTATCCCGCTTGTCGTGCTCTGCGGGGACACAGCGCCCGGTGATCTGCAACACCTGCAAAAGATCAATCAAAGAGAAGTCGTGGCAAGCGCAGGGGCCGTGTTCATCGACATGCGCAGCCCTGCAACAGCCCTCGAAGATCTCGATCGGGCCTTCCGTATCGCCGCTCATCGCCGCTGTCCGGTCGTGTTCAACATGCGCGTCGATTTGATGTGGGAGGACTTGCCAGCCCGCGCCTCCGCCGCACCGCTACCGCAGTATGTGACGGCACCCGTCTCGGGAGAACTTCTGGAGGAAGCTGCTGGTATGTTGGCCTCCGCCCGTCGCCCGTTGATCCTCGCTGGTCGTGGTGCATGTACGCCAGAGGCGCGCGATGCCCTTGTCGCGCTGGCCAAGCGGATAGAGGTGCCGTTGGCGACCACGCTCAAGGCACAAGGGCTTTTCGAGGGCGAGACATTCAATATCGGTATTTGCGGCGGGCTGAGCCATCCGACCGCGAGCGATGTGATCATGAAATCCGACTGTATCCTCGCCTTCGGCGCAAGTCTCAGCAAGCACACAACCGAAGAGCGCGCCTACACCAAGGGCAAGCGCGTGGTCCAAATTTTGCCCGACGCAGAAGAAAACCCGCGCCTCGATACGCCGACCCTGCGACTGATCGGCGATATTGCCGGAACGGCGCGCGCATTTGCGGAGCTGTTGGATTTGGCTGAGATCCCCGGGTCCGGCGCGACGGATGATCTTTTAGAACCTCTGAGGCAAGAGGCTGAAGCCTTCGCGCGTGTTCCAGACGCCTCAGAGGTTGCACCCGGTTGTGTCGATATGGTTCCGGCTTTGCGGCGTCTCCATCAGGCGCTGCCCAAAGAGCGTGTGCTAGTTACCGATCTCGGGCGTTTCGTCACGACTGCCTGGCGTAACCTGCCGGTGACACGCCCCTCCGATCTGGTCTACACCTCGCATTTTGGTGCGATCGGCTGTGGCCTTGGCGAAACCATTGGCGCTGCGACCGCGATCACCGATCGTCCGACGGTCTTCGTGGCGGGCGATGGTGGGTTTTCCCTCTCCGGTCTGAGCGAACTTGTCACTCTCGTACGTGAAAAGACGGATGTGATCATCATCCTCTGCAACGACGGCAGTTATGGTGCCGAGCATGTGCAGTTCACCAATCGCGGCATGGATCCTCAGCTCTCGATGATCGCCCCCATAGATTTTGCGGCGACATGCGCGACGCTCGGGTTCGCCACGGTGGGCGTGACCGATGCGGACAGTCTCGACGAGGCCTGTGCTGCAATCGTTAAACGCACCGGTCCCGTTTTGATCGATCTGCACCTCGACCCCGATAATATCGAGATGTAG